The sequence aattatattcatgtaatgattatatatttatatataagtcAATGGTGCGTTCTccttgattgtaaatttatttatcatggaaaaatgaaggataaataaaatttcaccctttaaattattattattattattattattattattattattattattattattattattattattattattattattattatttttcctcatttcctacttgaccattactcattcctcattttcactacaaataagggataatattatccctccaataGGAAAATgaggggaaaaaaagaaagaatttagagggtgaaattttaattatccttcattttcagtgataaatttacaaatcaaagagaacgcactcTAACAATAGAGGAAACGGGCGGGAAATGGAGAAtcaaatctatatctatatatagtaTAAAAGATCAGTACAACGGCAAATTTTTACAGCCAAATTTCTCTCTCccatctatctatatatatataaaagtattataagctctatcctacgtggcgcaatagaatcactctattctaattttcctccaTTCTCattgattcttattttttctaaatttttaatcaataaatttctatatatctaatctcaaacctatcatcaacaaatttctatatctaatttcttatacattaattatatCCCAATCATACATATCTAAAATAATGAATCTCGAGCTGCTGCACAAGatcatatatatctaaaatAATGAACCTCGAGCTGCTGCACAAGCCGCTGTATTCCAGTCCAATGAACCAGAAAAGCACGCAGCACACCAAGTGCTCGACGGAAAGACTGAACCAAAACTATAATCTTTATCTCTttctcttaattttattttcaatcttTATCTCTTTCTCTAAATTTTACTTATTAATATGTATTTGATCAACATCACAATTATTAACAAATTATAGATAGACTCAAATTCTTAGATAAATCCTATCAAAGGTAGAATTCTTTGTCAAATTGACAATCTTATATTTCATCTATAAAAAGGATCGGTTCTCCTTTCTTTCTCCTATTCTGCTTTCTTTCTCCACTGATCGGTTCTGCTTTGTTTCTCCTGTTCTTCTTTTGGTAAGTTGAAGTTTAtgctctcttatttatttagcCCGTCGAAATTCGTTGATGTATTTATAAAGTGCGTATATTTTGTGGATCAGTGTGTGTTTTTGTTGCCATTTTTTATGTATCATAATTTGTTGTTTCTCGTGTTCTGATGAGTAGAGATGTTGGATTTGGCAATTGCTTAAGAGGGGATGGGGATTTTCTTTTCCCATATAAGGATATGTTGAGAGGACAGCTCCGGCTATCTACTTTACTGATCAGACCATTATGAATTGATAATCTGCAGAAACTATTATTAGAATATGTGGTTTGATGATTTAGAGGAGTCGAGCTTGAACTGTGAAAACTTTTAGTTGGTGGATTTTATATACTCATATTTGTTggattaaattaaaaaagttCACACAACGCCAAAAACTATTTATGCTAGCTTCTTTCTGCTCACCTTTTATATGCTTGCCTTATTTGTGGGTGTGAAATCATCTGCTGTCTTCAGTAAAAACATGCAAATATTACATTGTATAATTACAGCATTAAGTGACATTTATGTCTGTCTTTTTCCTTTgcaaaataattttctgcataatatttgataatttatttacTTACTCTAAATATAGGAAATGTCGACGAATAATGAAGTTATTCCTTTGAATGCCATCAAGGAAAAAATACGAAATAAATACGTGGTTGTCAGACTTTTACGCTTATGGGTTCAAAAAGATAAATTGGGCAAGGAAGGACTTGAAATGATCGTGATTGATGAATGGGTAAGTCTTatcacaattttatttaataaatagttttgtaaaattattcattttcaatttatgCTAtctaataacatatttttattatgtaGGGCAACAAAATTCAAGCATCCGTCTCAACAGGGAACAAGAATAAGTTTCATGAGTTACTTAAAGAGGGACAAATAACAGTTATTAAAAACTTCCAAGTAGTGAAAAACAATCCTAACTTTCAGCATGCAAAAATCAATCATGAGTGAAAAATTAGTTTTACCTTTAGAACCATTGTTTCTGAATCAACTGAACGCCCGAATATTACTGAAAATGGATTTGATTTCATCCATTTTCAAAATATTCATTCACATGATCAAGAATTGGTATTGGGTAAGTATAACatattatagaaaaaaaatattttattatataatttcctaatattagttttgattgtgtatttaaattacatttttttgtaGATATTCTTGGGGAGGTAAAAACTGAAAATAGCTTCTTTCTGCTCACCTTTTATATGCTTGCCTTATTTGTGGGTGTGAAATCATCTGCTGTCTTCAGTAAAAACATGCAAATATTACATTGTATAATTACAGCATTAAGTGACATTTATGTCTGTCTTTTTCCTTTgcaaaataattttctgcataatatttgataatttatttacTTACTCTAAATATAGGAAATGTCGACGAATAATGAAGCTATTCCTTTGAATGCCATCAAGGAAAAAATACGAAATAAATACGTGGTTGTCAGACTTTTACGCTTATGGGTTCAAAAAGATAAATTGGGCAAGGAAGGACTTGAAATGATCGTGATTGATGAATGGGTAAGTCTTatcacaattttatttaataaatagttttgtaaaattattcattttcaatttatgCTAtctaataacatatttttattatgtaGGGCAACAAAATTCAAGCATCCGTCTCAACAGGGAACAAGAATAAGTTTCATGAGTTACTTAAAGAGGGACAAATAACAATTATTAAAAACTTCCAAGTAGTGAAAAACAATCCTAACTTTCAGCATGCAAAAATCAATCATGAGTGGAAAATTAGTTTTACCTTTAGAACCATTGTTTCTGAATCAAATTGTAATAGTTGGACccatatatttatttgaaatcaaAGTGGCGTCAATGTATCTATGATCTATGGTTTATAGTTttgatttatatattatattcttCTAATGACTTTTATTAAATAGATTTGCAGTTGACAGATGACCAATTAAAAAATCTAGCATTGGTTGAAATTGAGAAGTTGCTTATAGCTAATTCCACCAGTTTAGTCAATTTTCCTGGCATGCCGTTACCAAACGAAACTGTCATATCTAATTCAGAAAATCTACTGATATTGGAAGAGATGTCTTACAACATAgaagaaatgaaagaagagcACGCTAAGCTATATCCCTCTTTAACAGATGAGCAAAGAATGGTTTATAAAACAATAATGACGGCGGTTGATAAAGGCGAGggaggatttttctttctatatgGATATGGTGGTACAGGAAAGACGTATATTTGGAACACCTTATGCTCGGCCATACGTGGGAGGGGCGATATAGTACTACCAGTAGCTTCGAGTGGTATAGCATCGTTACTGTTGCCTAGGGGCAGGACTGCACACTCAAGATTCGGTATACCATTGGACTGCCACGAAAACTCCACATGCAACAAGATAAACCCAGATAACGATTTAGCTGGACTACTTGAGAAAACAAAGCTTATTATTTGGGATGAGGCACCAATGACACATAGATACTGTTTTGAAGCGCTTGATAGAAGCTTAAGGGATATTATGAGATCTCCCGATAGGTCTGGAAAACCTTTTGGAGGTTTGGTGGTTGTTTTAGGAGGCGACTTTCGACAGATACTTCCAGTTATCCCTAAGGGAAGTCGGCATGACATCGTGCATGCCTCTATAAGTTCATCTCAACTTTGGAATTCGTGTCAAGTTCTCAAGTTAACTAAGAACATGAGATTACAGGTATTTTAATCTtattctaaatatatatttttaaaaaattatattaccatgataatttattaatattattttaattcaaataaaaaatattaaaatataaaaattactaattatttgtatatatgtatttatcttaataattttatcttgCATTGTTCGAATTAGTAAGGCTGATAAAAACAATAgatatatttttgtttaatttagtGATAATTACTAAGTGTAAtgaataatacatataaatatacatttcaCGAATATTATAATTCAATGATCCTTATTTCTTTTGCAAAGGTTAAAGGTGAGAGTTAAGCCCATCCTCATCTCTCAACTAAATAAATCATCATATGAATCAACATCTTAGCAATAGCGGAATTAAAGATCAATAAGTGTtgtaatattataataattggCATCTGTAGATCGAGATTAGTcgtttttttaattagtgtgaATGACTCAGAAAGTGGAGTCTTCTGTTTGTACCAATGTGTCTCAATACATATGCCACCATAAAAGAATATTCCACTTTTTCAGGCAAATGCTTCTGGTTCGGATGCAGAAGAAACCAAAGAATTTGCAGAGTGGATACTTAAAATAGGTGATGGTACAGCCGGACATAGTCTTGGTGATGGAGAATCTGTTGTGGCATTATCTGAAGATATCCTTATACGCGATGCAACAAATCCTATTGCAGCTATAGTGGAAAACACATATAATGACGTCATGAATAATGCATTTGATCCAGAAATGTTTAAGAATAGAGCTATCTTGGCCCCcaccaatgagatggttgatacgATCAATGATTACGTCATGTCTCTGATGTCTACCAAGGAAAGGGTTTACCTAAGTTCAGACAGTATttgcaaagaagatggacaaGTGGACCTTGATGAACAGGTATTCTCGGTTGAATATCTCAATACAATCAAATGTTCAGGATTACCGAGtcatgaaattaaattgaaagaaggaTGCATAATAATGCTTCTCAGAAATATTGATCCatctaatgagctttgcaatgGCACCAGACTGATAGTAACTCAACTTGGGGAACGCGTAATTGAAGGCAAactcatttcaggaaaaaatTCGGGCAAGAAGTTTCCAATAGCTAGAATGATTATGAGTCCATCAGATTTCGCTAAATTTCCAATTCGGTTTCAGAGAAGGCAATTTCCtgtgagtgtttgttttgctatgacaataaataaaagccagggacaatctctttcaaatgtaggattatacctACCGAAACCAGTTTTTAGTCATGGACAACTCTACGTGGCAATCTCAAGAGTCACTAGAAAAAGAGGTTTAAAGATTTTAGTATGTAATGAGAGTGGTCATACGCAAGACACAACAACTAATGTtgtgtatgatgaaattttcgatagattatgaggtaattgcaaatttaatattttattcaaacttTACAAATTTTAAGTCATTAacgatattatttaaaatattttttttcttatattttgctaGGTTGATTTGATATGTGCGTGCTGCTTGTGATTGGAGGGAAGAAAGGTACAATAAATCACATCATATTTTTTCATGTTCATAGATAAAATATGTTATATAAGGATGGTTGAGCCGGGtcggtttggggacgatggtttgGCCGGAGTTCTTGAAACTGACCTTCCCGCtcttctttcctttcctttttgttttcgttttagACGATGACTCTTTTTTCCTTCTACGGTTTTTCCTACCGGGTTTTCCgtaaaagggttttaatgaggctcggcccttagtctgtttCTTTTGtactttcaagggtttcttaggtttttcttttcttttatacaTAATAGCATGAGGATGGATATATTTCGTCTTTTACTGTATCATGTTTCGGCTTCAGACTTTGGtatttgcttctttttttttttttggaggaggAGACAGAAGTTTATTTTTAAGAATCGAAAAATTCTAAAATCATCATAATCAAATTGGATTGGTGGAAGTGTCTAAAATTAGTTTCTGAGTTCAGAGAATTGTTTcactaaaaatatatttagttaacatcttttactttaaaacaaacttatttaatgctttattttagttaaaatcatcaaataaaaaatgtattaaataattacaaatatttatatattttcatttattcccGTCGATTTTCGACGGGTTACCGACTAGTTATTCTCTAAATTTAACAAATTTCTCTCACTTCTaaccaactctctctctctctctctttctttgcaagttttcaatttttattttcttttctttatttattttttttacatttagaatttttgtttttcctaaaatttatacagttaaattaattaaaaatttaaaacgtatatcaaattaaatatcatgacatgagctttaatttaatttataaaagtatataaaaaactttaaaataaaaagaagatattcaaattaatctctttctctctcttattttataaaggaagttagtttttcatctttttgttatttgcataaaatattttatgaattcatgaaaattatgtacattttattatgcaagactgcaattatttttattactcttttatttcgagtttttattttattttttcactagATTCATGTTTCAAACTTGCATGAGTTTTTCATAATTTCGTTTTGTGTTATActtatgattttttattgttattagtgTAGAGAGATACAGACCATagtgcatttaattattttcatatgtttTGTCGTATGTTTGGATTGCTTCAATAGATTATTTCGTATTGGttgtatataaaaatatgaaatttaatgaTATACAATTGAGTTTTACatgagttttaattttaatattttttttaaatccaacTTGGTGTAGGAatttatattggtttattttagaattctttaatctaatagaaaaaaagaagaagataaattcatagatctgtaatttatttttcatgtaaaaaaagtagaattgaacatatgatttatatttatttaatctaacaataatttttttttgtaatatatatatttttaaatgcaaTAACTTTATAAATTCAATACAATATTCTCACATTCTtacgaaaaatataattttcacgaTAACCAATCCATATATAAACTAGGCATGtaaataaatttcatataaTATTTGAATGAGTTAATTACGCGAAAAATTATGAACTTTGGTCGGATTTCCAAcctttccatgaactttttttttaatcaaaaatttcttg comes from Salvia miltiorrhiza cultivar Shanhuang (shh) chromosome 3, IMPLAD_Smil_shh, whole genome shotgun sequence and encodes:
- the LOC131014616 gene encoding uncharacterized protein LOC131014616; the encoded protein is MPLPNETVISNSENLLILEEMSYNIEEMKEEHAKLYPSLTDEQRMVYKTIMTAVDKGEGGFFFLYGYGGTGKTYIWNTLCSAIRGRGDIVLPVASSGIASLLLPRGRTAHSRFGIPLDCHENSTCNKINPDNDLAGLLEKTKLIIWDEAPMTHRYCFEALDRSLRDIMRSPDRSGKPFGGLVVVLGGDFRQILPVIPKGSRHDIVHASISSSQLWNSCQVLKLTKNMRLQANASGSDAEETKEFAEWILKIGDGTAGHSLGDGESVVALSEDILIRDATNPIAAIVENTYNDVMNNAFDPEMFKNRAILAPTNEMVDTINDYVMSLMSTKERVYLSSDSICKEDGQVDLDEQVFSVEYLNTIKCSGLPSHEIKLKEGCIIMLLRNIDPSNELCNGTRLIVTQLGERVIEGKLISGKNSGKKFPIARMIMSPSDFAKFPIRFQRRQFPVSVCFAMTINKSQGQSLSNVGLYLPKPVFSHGQLYVAISRVTRKRGLKILVCNESGHTQDTTTNVVYDEIFDRL